In Toxoplasma gondii ME49 chromosome V, whole genome shotgun sequence, the DNA window CAACTAAAAGGTATcttcgagaggaaaggcgggCAAACGGATACGGACAAGGCCGCTGACAGGAAAGTACGAATCAGAACACGGGAAAAAAAGGTATATGGTGGCCAGTGGTGGGCACATATTTCTGCTTATCACTGATCCTGTGCGACCGTGTGGTACGTGACCTTGCACTGTGAGGAAGAGGAATGGTCTGCGATGGACGCGCATTTGTTAAGATGCGCACCAGAGTACACCTGCGGGGCTGCTTCACAGCAAATCACGTAATGTTCAGGCCTCGACTGGTTCAAGCGCAAATAACCGTGGGGGTCATTTACACCAAACAAATCCTAAGCCACGTACACGAGAAAACGTGTCGGATATGCACGCTACCTGTGGACCGCGACTCCTTTAGAACGTTTACCATCGAAAAGCCAACCCTGGCAGCGACACTGGCCACTGTAGACATGCGAATCACGCTCGATGGTTGCGTTGGAACTGCTGTCTAAAAAGCGTATGGCGCGTTTCGAGAAATCAGTGCTGCCCCACCTCCGGAAACACAAAACATATTAAAGAAATTGACCTGCTGGTTTCGCTTCCACTGAGAGGGGCCGAAACTCCAGAAGACCGGCATCTTCAACAACTGATTCCCGCGCCATGCATCCTTTTCAAAATCTTGATTACAAGCGAAGCGAATCACAGAGACACAATCTGTTCAGCAGGAAAGCACTTCAGATGCTATTGGCGTAGGGTAGAACCACAACTCGGTGAACATATTGTTGGATCGCTGCGACAAAACACTTTGACGATGCATTTGCCGTCTAGAAGGAACCAAGGAACCCGTGCAGTTCCGCTTTCCAAAAAAGCTGAGACAAGCGTATTAGAATATCAAACGTTACTGCGGAACGTGTTTCCGCTGCTGCTAGCGGAAGCCTAGATAGTGGCAGATTAGAGTCCCATTTCCACCGCATCATCCTTAGCTGCTTGCTGCTCTTGCGGAGCCCTACAGTTGGGGCACACACCGCATTTTAACAACAAGCGTCCCCTGAGGTGTTTTAACGTGCACCAAATGCACAGGCTCTTGAAATACGAATGAGCATATCCAAGCTATGTCTTGACCTTTACACGCGCAGTTACGAGGCATTGACGGACTCAGCTTGAGAATTTTTGCAGTAGGACAACGGGCTCTAGCTGCGCGAAAGCGATAACGCAGAAACCTTCAAATGGTACACCCGCGTCCCTGTTTGGGAACAGCGGTGAACGCTCACCCCTGGATTCTGCCAAAAAATATAGGGAACTCCCTGTTTGCCCTTCCACACGAGAGACGGGCAAAAATGGACGTGTAACGACGTGTGACGCAAAGGTTGCTTACGAAAGCCACCTTCGTCCTCTCATGGCAGCAACAATGGTACGAAACAACCTGAGAGTGGCCGAGAGAATCAGCCCGACGATGAGACCATCTGTAAATGCGTTCTGCATGGACGCGGCGGTGACGAGAATCACCACATATtcggcgaaggagacgataTTTTTACTCGCAATCAGGCCATCGTTGACCAGAACGACGCCTACGTGAAACATGAACACAGCCGCAGCGGGTCGGGGAAAATATGTCAGAATCACACTGGGGGAAACCGTGAGAAGCAGGGCAACCGTTCCGACGCCAACCAGCACAGACGCAGCATGGTCTTTGATGCCACACTTCCAGAACAGAGTGGATGTTGAGTACGTGATGTAGCACTGGAGTCCACCAGTGACCGCGGCGGCCAGACTGGCTAGGCCGTGGACCTTCAGCTCGTAGTCCAGAGTCGAGGGAACTCCCGTCGTGAGCGTCAGGGAAGGCACATTGatgggcgcatgcagaactgAGAACACCACTATGGCAATCATGGACGGCGCCTGCGAAAAAACGCAGTGCCAATCCACACAGCCAATCGAGAATTGCGAGTAGATGGTCAGTTGGTCAGAGCTGTGGGTAGGCTCTGCATTCTTCCCCCACGCACTGCGGCGCAAGTCATCCAGTTCAGCAAACGCGTTGGCACTGTAAGTGGAGGTTTCTAGGGCAGTTGCCGGCTCCACATCAGATGGCGTCGCGGCCCAGCCGAAAATCCATCCGGCCTGTCTCGCTGTATCGACGGAGatgccgagaagaaagagcagcaCGTAGAACATGGCCGGGAAGGCCAAGAGGAAAATGGGTGTGAACGTGGGGCTGGAGTACTTGACCTCGGCGAGGATCAACACCACCTCCACAACCAGCGTGAGGCAAATGCGCGGAAAAGCAGACGCCGATAGAACCGCGGCCAGCGTTTCAGCGTTCCACTCCCATTCGCAGCCTGCGGCGACGCCCAGCGCAGCGGTCACCATGAAGAGCCCCATCCCCCCGATGCAGCCGAGGAGCACTGTGTGTGGAATGTAGTCCGCGACACGGCCCAGCTTCAAAGCGCCCAGCGTGTAGAACGTAGCGGCGGTCAAAAAGGAAGCAATCATCCAGCACATGAGAATCGTGCTAACGACCCAGTCGTCGTTGAGACCTTTGGCGGCCGCGTTCTGGATCGCAGCCACGCTGATGGATTTGAGGAAGGGGACGTTTTCAATCGTGAACGCTCCAACGGCGAAGGGGAACACGGAGAACAGCCCCATCACAATCTGGCTTGCAGCAGTCGTAGTTAGAATGGCGGTTGCGCCGAGGGAAACGAGGTATGCGTGGCTGGCCGGAAACAAGAGCGTCGCGTAGGGCATGTTGTCCAGGACCGCGATCAAGATCCCCATCACAACCAAGTGCGTCTGTTTCACTAGCGAtacaactgcatgcgtcgcccTTTGACAAAGAGAAAGGTTTTCAGCCGTTCGACATTCACCCCGAGTGCCTTCAGAGTCCGCCTCTGCGCTTGCCTCCGCCGGAGGCTGCCAGCCCGTGTATTTAAAGCCGGTTTCTGGCCCGACATCTTGCGTGGCGTCGTCGTGGCCTTCGTCTGAGACTTCCTCGGACTGCAGCTGAGCCTGAGGCGCATGCAACCGAATCGCGCTTGAGGACCTAGCGGACTTGCTGTGCAAGCCTCGCGCAGAGGCGGGCTTTTGGAAAGACATGCGGCGCGGAGAACTCGCAAAGTAAGAATAGTGCGATCGGACAATGGTGTGAGAAGGTCCAGGCGCCAGCAGCGAGGATCTCGCATCTGTCACAGGGTCGTCTGCGTGACCACACGCAGGCCACGAGACGTGGGCTCGCGCCGGAGGAAAAGATCGGAGTGGGACTCCGCGAGAAGCCGATCTTGTCGGTCCACGCGACCTTCTATCCCCTACCTCCGCAGGAATGGACACATAGCACGAGTCTTCCATCATGGTGGACGTCGTGCCACAACTCCAGGTGAACACGGGCTTCCGCAGCAGGTGCATACGCCGGCGTCCCCAGGCGCGAACGAGCAACTTACTTGCAGCCCGTTCTccgacagagagcgagagggagtATGAAGGCCTCAAAAGATCTCGTCAACGACCGATGAGAGGGCAGTCGTCGAAAGACAAAGCGCTGTAGTGAAACCTGAGAACGGAAGtccctgtttttctctgcagggTCTGCAACGGAAAAAAGCAGCAGCGGAGGGGCGACTCACCGAACTCCACGGAAAGTCGGTGACTCATGAAGTGGTACCAACCCGGCATACAGGCTAACAATGCCGAGCGTGAGTGTCCACGCGTGTTCCGCTATTGCACGAACACTGCGTTCGTCGTTACACCCAGGTCACGGAACGAATCTCGCAACGGCTGACACCGTTGCTGCAGATGTTGGTTTGTGTCACGTGAGCTTGACATGCGGCTCTGCGTTTGAAGGTGACCCACGCCGAAAGAGAAAATTGAAATTCTGTGGTGACGCACGGTGAAGGAGAAGGTGATTCCAACCTCCGACAACTCATTCAACATAGCTCACGGGAAATGTCCCTCTTTTTCCCGCATTCGagagcatgcatgcgcagcggAGCCCGACAGACAGCGTCCCCTCGACTAATACCAGCTGCGACAAGCGTGCTGTCGGGAGACGCCCCTAGCAGAGACTAGGACGTACTCAAACGGACAACCCAGGAAAACAGGCGAAACAGACGCAGCAACTGTTTTTTGTGTGCCAACAACTGGGCAGACACAGAATGGACATTCTGTACGGTTCCATATaaggaggaggaaaaaagagtcaagacacgagagaaggCACTGCCTCACAAACCTGCAGTTGCAAGTTCTCCCTAGCGTGCCACACGTCTTCGACAGGCTTAACAGCTCCACCAAGATACGACGCTTGGTCGTATTGGTTGTCACCACCGTCTGATATTTCTTCTGCTGTGGTGCACTACGTTTTGAAAGGCTGTTCACAAGACACAACTCGCGTCGTTACTCTTCCCCAGCCTGAGGGCGACTCTCTCATTCGAGGTTCAGCAGTGTGCCTGTCGGCCTGTTGCCCAGTAGAACTTGGATTCggtaaacagagacactcaAGAAAATGAACCTGTGGGCCTACTAGTAGTATATACTTTATTAGAGAGGCAGGGCTTCgattccactttgagctcGCCCTGCTTGCGGTCAAAGATGCCCGTTTAGCACAGCGACTGGAGAATGCGGGAATGCCGCTCTTGCCCAGCAGGTGACGCAGGACACGACGTATGCAGCACACGTCACATTCATGACACAAAACAGGGGATCTTGTAGAGTCCTCTTGACAAGCGATCCACATGCTTGTTTCGCCGCGGCCTCCTTAGGGGCTCTTAGTTCACAGTAAATTTGACAGTAGTACTCTTTGATATGTTGGGCGCAAACTTTCAGGCTGTGAACAGATGGGCAAGAGAGACCTCAGAACGGTGAAGGCAGGATGCCTCCTCTCCGTTGAAGCTCTGAAGAGTGAAAATACCGCACTTCCTTTATGTGAACCCGCTGGTAGGATTCTGAGCCTGCGTAAGCGGGACGCAAAAGGCCATTCCCCTCTCGTGGAGAGGTCGATTTGAGCTGCCAGTGAAGACTTTCTCTGACGACTCCTTCCATTTCTGACGCTCTTGAACGAGgggggaaggaaagagtAGGAGCACATGCTGCACCACCGGTAAACACAGCTAGCcacgcagaaggcgagagggatACCGTAATGTTGATTTAAAGCGGCCGATGACTGCTTCTTGGAACATTCCCAGTCTCGGAGTCCACAATACATACGCCATTTCCTTGAGGTATTCGGGGGCAGCCAGCCTCTTGAAAGATCGCCAATGTGAAGTTCAGGATCCATTATAATAATGGGGGTATAATAAACAGCATGCCTCAACAATTGGTTCAGCCCTTCAGATGACCCCGAATCGCGTGGGCTTACGGAACGGAAGCAGAATCACTGATGGCATTTTACTGTCTGTAGCTGATCAGTTCGCCAAgctgcagtttctctctgtgtgcgcGTTGCTTACAAGCTGGTGGTACATGCTGCTCGGAAGAATTAGTTAAGCAACAGCATGACATTGAGGTTAGTCACGGGCTTCCTTTTGCCCACCTAGCAGCCCGTACAGGGCCCACAAACAACAGAAACGTGGGGAGGCCGGGTACGGTTATATGTTTCACACGTAACAATACCTGGGTACCGAAATCCAGCGGCGTTCTCAGTAACAACCACTTCCGCTATTTAGCCGCTGCATTCCCTTTACAAATGAGTGACACACGGAACGAGATCAGACGTTGCTAAATCGGCACGAcccctcttctgtctcaACAAAGCAGTTCAGAAAGGACCGTGAGCAGTCGTTTGATTCAATGTTCCCTGCGTGTAGGGATATATGTCACTGGTCAAATGCGGGTCCGTGCTTCTTCATCGTTTTGTCTCCCACAGCGTCCGTGCTCTGGACCTGTAGCATTGGTCCATTCGAGACGTGTCCACACACAGTTCACCGAATCCAACGCGAAACTATTTCTTATGGCTGTCAAAAAAGACTTTGCAAAGAGAAAGCATCAGTCATAGGCTTTCGAGTGTGGTGTTTCGACGCATCTACGTTAAAATACTTGATGTCACACAAAGACTACCAGACATGCTATTTCCTCTGGTGTACTCTTGAACCTGTTGTGACCGAAGTCACTGTGGAGAGCCCTACTGGCCTTCGAGTGTGTCCTCTCGACAAGAAATCAACAATGGAGACATCACACGCTGAAAATCAGTATTGATCTTCTGGTTCTGCCTACGAGTATCTTTACCGCCACGTTTCCGGCGAATGACTACAAGTAATATGTGTACCTCCATCTTCATGACATCCACCCAGTATGACAGGCTCGAGCACTACATTCGTTGGCTATTCTATACTGTAAAGACCAGCGCCACATACGGGTCACACAACGTGCTGGATTCTTGGCAACACACCCGTGGGACACTACCGTTCACCACACACAGCTCACGCACAGCTCCCCACAAAAGACGAGAACACATCACCGGACTAACGTTTTGGCGTGTTTTTGCCCCCTTTTCCCCCTTCAGCGAACTGCGTATGAGGCGATAATCTTTCTGTATCAACCAGTCTGAAATTCGTTGAACCACGGCCACAACAGGTGCTGCCTCGCTTCATTTAGGTAGTGGCACCGAGACGCATATTGACGAATCTCCTCAAATTCTGAACCATGGTAGGAAGCACAGGAGGTGTTCGACTCTCCTTTCTTGGAATACACCTTGTGGGACCGGAAGATTTACTCACGAGGCACCGCACCTCTACTAGGAGTTGAGACAAGGTGTGCTGCCAGTCGCCGCGTTTGCTATCAGTGGCGGTTCCACATGAAGCTGAAGAAACGCATTGTtcgcgcctcttcgcttccccaTAAGACAGGAAAAGTGTATGAATGGGCGAAGTGTCTCGAGAAGGCATGAAACGCGAACAATCAACACGAGTCCAGCGATACGGCAGTTTTTTGTTGAAAGATGAGTCCCTCATCCAGCGACGTGCGACTCTGCAATGCAACGGGTGCCAGGCCCTGTTGTTGCCCATATTTTACCGCATTTAGGCACGACATGAGGATCGGCCAGTCACCCATATGGGCCCTTACTAAAATCAAATGCATCAATTTCGTCGCAATATTGTCTCCTTTACCCTTTCGTCCGCATTTATTCGTGGATGGAGTATTCTTTGCTCGCGCAAGGCAGCTATCTCAGCGCCACCACTCATCGCTAGTTCTCGGTTCCTTGTATCGCCGCATGCGCTGTCGATTGGAGGCCTCGCGCAGCAGTAAAATCGCCGACTGTAGAACGGAAGCGTCTTTAATTCTCTTTGCTTTCGTGAAGCATTCGCTGTCGGTGGATCGGGACCCGCGTCTGATGCAGATGGGCGTTCCCAGAGCAAGCATCTGGCGGTCAAGTGCCTGGCCGGTGACTCATCCGGGTGCTTGGTGTGATCCTCACACTTTACTCATGTTCACCGCCCCGCAATTTCACGGATGTCCTACAGcatttcttcgtcgctcacCGCGTCTAATAAGAAGAATGAGCTGCAAAGTCTCGATTCAGCCAAGCAGGGATTAATAAATTCGCCTCCTAGGGACCGTCTTCTCCTGAACTTCTTCCAGTACACCGAGCCGCGTGGCCGTCGAACGCCGTCGAACGCGCGTGGATTCGCCGGTGAAGAAACCCTGTGCTCACCAACTGACTTTTTGCTGTTTGAGACTGAGCGTTCAAGGTGTTGCTGccgaagagggaagacatTTGGTTGTCTGCCTGATCTGCCGGGAGTTGCTGCACTCATTAGCAACGTGGGATGTGCCCCGCAGAGTGAGGTGGCCGGTTTTCCCCCATCCGTTTAACTTGCTTTTGCACACCGAGTGAAACCCTTGCATTTCGCGTAAACTGCAAACTCACTTCCTTGCTTCCGTTGGCAACATAGGGATAGACCGACGGTCTCTTGCGGGTTCTGACGGCGGGATGAACGCCTGAACTGTGTCTGAAAGAGACCAGCAGCGTTCCCTTGATTTTTTTATAAAAGCGTTGGTTGTGTCAAAAACGCTCCAGTCGGAAGGACGCTCAGATTCCCGTGTAGGAGCAAAGATCAGTATGCGCCACGCGGGAGTGTTTGCGGTTTGTGGCcgacagaacagagaagatggCAGCAGACATGAGCAAATTTGTGTGGCGGGCCGACGGGAAACAGGATGGCTTTCTGTACACGAAAGCGGCACTAAAGGAACGGGAAAGTGGAAGCCGTTGGCGGCGAAAGCAAACTAGAAGGACTGAACCTACGccggcagaaagaagaaaacggaccGAAAGGCGCCATGGGGTGGGCGTGGCTTCCGCTCTCGCAGCCGAGATAAAACGGCGATGTCAGCCTGGGTTCTTCGTCCCCTGTCGATATATGCTGCCGTGCCAGCAGTATATGGACCTCTATCAgcgaagaagtgaagaggaACATCTGTGGCCTCACGCAAACACCGAAGGTTGTCAGCGTCGAAGCAGTGCAGCAGGAAAAGAATGTGGATGTAGAAGGTAAGGATGAACTCTGGTTCTTCTGCACTGCAAGTTGCAAGGGAGATTCTGTTTCAACAAGGCCTAGAGTGGCGTCCATTTCGCTGCGCCTGCTGTAGACAGTTAGGGACAGTCCTTAGGAGACGTCTCTTCCGGTGGACGATTTCATCATTGCCTTTCAAACAAACACAGCCGGCGAATGAGGAGGGAACCAGTTTCTCTATAAAAACAATAGAGTGCTGTGGAGGTCTCTGTTGTCTTGCTCGTTTACCAGTGAATTCCACAACTACTCTCACTACAACCTGCGGAGCATGTTGAAGCTGCTGTCAgtgtcttccttttttttgcCAGTTCTTCTTTGTGCACCATCTGTGTCATCGTCAGTTCTCTTGATCCTTTTTCAGCGGGCATCCGGATATGTGCGGCGTTTGGGAGTATGGCGACTGCTCAGTAAGTTTAAGTATATCCCACACGTGCGATTGATATGTTTCGACGTCCTGATCAAGGGATGTTTAGAACATCGCCAATGTGGAATAACCGTACTGCTGTTTTTTAGAAATTGAAATACAACAGTTTCAGCTATCTGAAGCAATCCAGTGGGGCGGTGGTGTACAGCGGTCACCAAGAACGTggttgtctgtgtctcttgcGAGAACGTGCTAGGGTGGATTTTGAGGTGGTTGCGAAGACAGCCGTCACATGAGGGACGTTGTTGGAGAATAGCTGTTATAATCCTGTGCTGATAAGAGCCGTTGCCTGGTGTTTCACTGTTCAACACTTTTAGATATCCGTCGATGTCCACATGGCGGCGGGGCGTCTGGAATGCTTCTTTCGTAGTTGGCTGTCGTGCATTTTCTCGTTGGATGACTCCTCTAACTTGTCCGAGGTCATCTTCTGCACCTGCTGGAATAACATCCCTTCTAAGGGCGTTAGGCGTCGTGTCGCACAAACTAAGAGGCGCACCTTCAACTGATTATGTACTCCGCAGCGCGCTCAGGAATATGGAATATTTGTAACCACCATGCGCTTGGCGGTGACAGTGTCATGGTGCACGCGATTTCTGGATGATCGAAGTTGGATCTCATCAGGAAAACTGTTCGCACTTGGATAAGAATGGCAACACAACCGCGTCTTGTGATTCGCTGGCGTAAACTGAATCTGGTAGTTACTTTTACCCTTTTGTGTAACGATTGCTGCTGCAAAGAGCCCTATCAACGACAATGCCTTAGTAATTCGGGTTCCTGGCTCCTGCCATTTTCATGTTCCTCAGGTGTGCGACCCGCGTTCCGCGAGAtttggagacgaagacgcggcaGTTCGGGAAGACAATCTGATGTCGGGTCAGACTTCAGGCCGAGGCAGAGCTGAGGGTGATCAGGAGGATACGAACGGGGCCAACGTATCGAGCAGATCGAGGAGAGGGTCGGAAAGTTCTTGGTTGACATCATCACAAGGACAGGTCCATATCAATGTAGATGAACCCGCGGGAGGGAACGACGATTTGCAGGCTTCTGAGAATGACGTGCACTCTCCGGAAAACCAAGTACTGCCTTCGATCTTCGATGACGGGTCGCGATCCCCTACTCCGAGGAGTACGGGAAGACAGCGTCTGTCTGCCGTGGACAGCGTTACCTTCGGATTTTCTCCCGAGTTGCTGGACTCACCCACAGGCATCCCTAGCCGGACTGGCGAACATAGTGTCCATGGAGTATCGTAAGTTTTTTTGAGTTACCTTACAGAACCTCTGTGACGCAGAGGGACTGTGCACTAGTTGAATAACTGTACCTCCAGCTAGACAGTCCTCAAGTCATATGAGTTAACATACACAAGAGCACGAAAGAGACTGCTGTACCTTGCAGCAACCAAAATTTTCATCCTGTTGCTAGTTCTCCAACAGCTTGCTGAACGATAGCAAATCCACGATACTTCTGAACTATAGCTAAAAGCTGTGTTTTTACAGTACGCTTTAGATAGGCAAACTGTCCTTCGGTGTGCCGTTGTAGAACCGCTGATGGGACGCACCACCGTAGGAACGGTAGACAGCGAACAGCAGTAGCCGGCAAGATGTCAGCTAAATGAGAACCAGCATCTCAGCAAGGTTCTTTTCCTCGGTCACGGAGCGGAAGAAAATGTCCAATCATGGATGCACTAACGACAAAATCACACATTGCTGATGTCCAACTCGTTCAAAATAACACTCGTTTCTTCCATGCTGATGGGGCTGTTCGGAGAAAGGCAAGCGGAGTAATTTATCGTGTGGGCGGTGGAGATGCAGCCCAGAACGATTTGCGCAGGCAGACGTTTTCCCACCAGGAGAGACTTAGGGACTGTCTCGCAGGCCCTTCTTGACTTGATTTCTGTTTTCCAGGTTTTTTCTAACAAAAGTACGTGCGCGTGTCTCTGTCAATGTGAGATCAGACGCTACGGCCACCTTGCTGCCATGAACAAATACATGGCCAGCATGCAGCAGACGGATTTCGACCGTTTTttttcacttcttctctcatgCCGGCGGTAAGTCCGGTCGTCGCGGCCCACAGCAGCCACTACAGAAGTAGTCCAGAGTGCGCCACTGCCGTAGAGCACTGTCAGATACAGGTGAGAGTTTCTTGCCTGATCGCCCTGAACACCGAAAGCGAAAGTTATGTTTCCATTTTTGCAGTCTCGAGAAGAACATTGAATCGCAGAACCTACAGCTAGAACTCTACGAGAAAGGTTACGGACGGACTGCAATTGCAGAGATTCTTGGATCTTCTAAAGCAAGCGCAGGGACTaaggcgaagagcgagcCAGCAGGAAAAGCCGGCGCACAAGGGGGAAAGGGTAGAGTGACCGAAAGTCCATCACCGACGATAACTCCGCTCGGAAACAAGACGGCGAACATCTTTCAGAATGGTGCTCAAAAAGCAGATGCTTCATTGGCGCGCCCACTTTTGCAGACTTCTCAAGCCACACAAGAACCTGGACACCCCCCCCTCCTTAAAACTCCTCAAGGTCCTGTAGTACGGAGTGAGAAACCCATACTGAATACAAAGGTGCCGCTGACGAATACATCAGCGAAGTTACCCATAGCGAAAACAAAGGTGCCGCTGACGAATACATCAGCGAAGTTACCCATAGCGAAAACAAATGTGCCGCTGACGAATACATCAGCGAAGTTACCCATAACGAAAACAAATGTGCCGCTGACGAATACATCAGTGAAGTTACCCATAGCGAAAACAAATGTGCCGCTGACGAATACATCAGTGAAGTTACCCACACTGAAAACAAAGGTGCCGTTGACGAGTACATCAGCGAAGTCACCTGCAATGAAAACAAAGGTACCGTTGACGAATATCTCAGCGAAGTTACCTGTGTCCGCCGCTGGCGGCACACCGGTGAAATCCGGAGTAGCCGCAAAGCCGAAGATCCCGTTGTGCAAGAAAATGGGCAAGGTGTCTGAAGGCTAATCTGAGAGGTTTCACGGTTCCCAGGAAGCGCAGTTGGTGtatttttttctctgttctcctggTGGACAAGTTCGGTGCGCAGAAATGTCAGAGACTGAGACCAATTCGGTCGACACAGCCATAGTACAAAAGCTTTTGTTGGCCATGGCTTCCAGAAAGAGGACACCCTTAAAAACTCTTCCTTTCGGGTGCAGCAGCCGTGTGACAGGCTGAAGCTGATTCGTAGATAATAGTATCGAGAAGTGAGATTGTTCAAAAGCCGCTAGCCTGATGTGTTCAATTCAAGTGCTTAACTCGTGAGCATGAAGATGTAACGGAATCTAACGGCAGTGTAATGTGCGTGCCGACTGCGGCCTTTGATCGGTAGTAGTGCGCGAGTGCACATGTGTCGtggaggggggggggtgCCGAGGCGAGTTTTGAACAGAAGCCTCTGAAGAGGGAAAGACCTTACCCCCGCGTCAGGAGAAGGGAAAGGTCGTGTTTGCGAACTCGTCGAGCGAATGCGTGTTGTGTGGTAACAGGGAATAGTGGACATGTCTCCCTGTTGTCACCGGAACTTTCCTAGCACAGACGTGTTGAGGCAGAGAGTTAGAAAGACTGGGTTACCGCGTAATCTGAGGAGAAACAACCGTCCGGGAAGGCCTCCTGCCTGCGACCGGTGTGGATGTAGGGAACTGACATTTCAGACACGAGCGCCGTGTATTCGGATTCACTAGCGAAGATCTGTGGTTATTTGTTCCTTTCCCTTCCACTGTTTCGGTTGACCTGGTGGTGGGTGAAATGGAACCATCCATAAAATCAGGGATTCTACTTTCGGCCATTGCCTGCTGGTATTCACGTAGCCCACTGCAGTGGCAAACGTGTCAAGCGATAAACCTCCAACAAACCCTCTGCGTTCGAGCTTGTCTGGCGGCTACATGTGTGTTTATTAACAAGGATCTGACCGCATCACGTTACCAACTGACTAGTCCCACCCCAGATGCATCTGTGTGGGAAGGTCTCTCACGGAAGCTCGGTGAAACTGTGTGTACAGTAGATGACTTCCACACAGATCACTCAAACCTCTGACGTGCATTTCTGCGCTAGGGGCAACTGTGCTGTCCAGTGGTAGCAGATTCTTGTGCGTGTGTGGGTGAATTACACCGTGCATGATCCCCACCTACGAAAAAACATTGTGCTGATTTTCTTCCCGCACTACTTGCTGCTTGGATTGAAATTCAACGCTTTCAGCTGTCCTACACAATCCAGTGAAGTGGTGGTGTACAACAATAATAGAGAACTTGGTCCGCTGTATCTTCCGACATCTGATCGTGCTCGATGTACCGCTCTGCTACTTTACCATCACCACACCAGCCAGTTTTTCGATCTCTGTTACAGCGaagttctctctgcttttctgttgTGCCTGCTGCCACGCTCTGTTCTGCACCCCGCAACTTTTCCTGAACTTTC includes these proteins:
- a CDS encoding inorganic anion transporter, sulfate permease (SulP) family protein (encoded by transcript TGME49_287230~Predicted trans-membrane domain (TMHMM2.0):193-216:222-245:249-272:292-315:329-352:364-387:396-419:503-526:540-563:574-597:642-665) → MHLLRKPVFTWSCGTTSTMMEDSCYVSIPAEVGDRRSRGPTRSASRGVPLRSFPPARAHVSWPACGHADDPVTDARSSLLAPGPSHTIVRSHYSYFASSPRRMSFQKPASARGLHSKSARSSSAIRLHAPQAQLQSEEVSDEGHDDATQDVGPETGFKYTGWQPPAEASAEADSEGTRGECRTAENLSLCQRATHAVVSLVKQTHLVVMGILIAVLDNMPYATLLFPASHAYLVSLGATAILTTTAASQIVMGLFSVFPFAVGAFTIENVPFLKSISVAAIQNAAAKGLNDDWVVSTILMCWMIASFLTAATFYTLGALKLGRVADYIPHTVLLGCIGGMGLFMVTAALGVAAGCEWEWNAETLAAVLSASAFPRICLTLVVEVVLILAEVKYSSPTFTPIFLLAFPAMFYVLLFLLGISVDTARQAGWIFGWAATPSDVEPATALETSTYSANAFAELDDLRRSAWGKNAEPTHSSDQLTIYSQFSIGCVDWHCVFSQAPSMIAIVVFSVLHAPINVPSLTLTTGVPSTLDYELKVHGLASLAAAVTGGLQCYITYSTSTLFWKCGIKDHAASVLVGVGTVALLLTVSPSVILTYFPRPAAAVFMFHVGVVLVNDGLIASKNIVSFAEYVVILVTAASMQNAFTDGLIVGLILSATLRLFRTIVAAMRGRRWLS
- a CDS encoding hypothetical protein (encoded by transcript TGME49_287220) encodes the protein MAADMSKFVWRADGKQDGFLYTKAALKERESGSRWRRKQTRRTEPTPAERRKRTERRHGVGVASALAAEIKRRCQPGFFVPCRYMLPCQQYMDLYQRRSEEEHLWPHANTEGCQRRSSAAGKECGCRSGHPDMCGVWEYGDCSVCDPRSARFGDEDAAVREDNLMSGQTSGRGRAEGDQEDTNGANVSSRSRRGSESSWLTSSQGQVHINVDEPAGGNDDLQASENDVHSPENQVLPSIFDDGSRSPTPRSTGRQRLSAVDSVTFGFSPELLDSPTGIPSRTGEHSVHGVSRYGHLAAMNKYMASMQQTDFDRFFSLLLSCRRLEKNIESQNLQLELYEKGYGRTAIAEILGSSKASAGTKAKSEPAGKAGAQGGKGRVTESPSPTITPLGNKTANIFQNGAQKADASLARPLLQTSQATQEPGHPPLLKTPQGPVVRSEKPILNTKVPLTNTSAKLPIAKTKVPLTNTSAKLPIAKTNVPLTNTSAKLPITKTNVPLTNTSVKLPIAKTNVPLTNTSVKLPTLKTKVPLTSTSAKSPAMKTKVPLTNISAKLPVSAAGGTPVKSGVAAKPKIPLCKKMGKVSEG